One part of the Vespula pensylvanica isolate Volc-1 chromosome 18, ASM1446617v1, whole genome shotgun sequence genome encodes these proteins:
- the LOC122635584 gene encoding guanine nucleotide exchange factor DBS-like isoform X2: MASSPSSIENQIDSFLEQFKRSASRAMEESHRSAYSNACGSSSISRSRSGNLDLELLEADVESMTGEIENGDLAVRDVADLLQPQYAIIAGGKTREGCPIITFPDNCSFHNLTDLDYQRLMLYLTSVPTLQEADLGFHLIIDRRNDKWNSVKTVLLKISGFFPGLVHVAYVLRPAGFLQKAISEVSNKLFREDFKFRVIFLANVAELYEFVDKDQLTEQLGGNLSYCHHTWIQNRISLEKFSSMTQDVSLALDSFTRRLSEIEFPNNTIATTTLLSQQQAEYNELKEEILSAARHGEALLDSVRQLTGKGTPDRLGNVAAVERLLVQLEETERTFDIFWSHHSSRLRHCLALRQFEQDFRELQTTLDQHLKTVEEMTEVGETQARVEQLLCDTSAFQRICRGDIDRAEEVISAGQQLLSGRHQCPADVVEPKCVELQRICTILSQRLERRLHMLTKCRELMERIDKANTWCTRGIELLASQNSTTPPDQALQELQQLIEAAEEFHHPRCIFQDSVMPETKALITQVLQRIEDVSLMCDKRIMALKQQLIKPTRPVQTVTPEPVKPLQPLPQIVKPGRILKKANTMPKMEMSPIEGESSSPESEPRDIEALRLKRGHVLAELVDTERIYVAELGSIIKGYKIELTNEAMAHLIPAALVGKADVLFGNLEEIYIFHGETFLRDLENCISNTELVALCFVQRREIFFRLYSYYCQNIPRSERLREQIQNEPQFLATCQQRLGHKLPLAAYLLKPVQRITKYQLLLKDLLKYSDEPSCCTELQEAIDCMLVVLKCVNDSMHQTAITGFGGDLSAQGELLLQGSFSVWSSSKRELNLLRLKPSQRHIFLYEKALIFCKHSKPQAHNKATYHFKRYLKMSQIGLTESVKGDARRFEIWLQGRAEVHTIQAPSIDVKQSWVKQIKGVLMSQLAELKGKQNSALGKSNHKPLRQTISWEAQNSVSGSLRTLSVDGNSVISHITDVSQSTEDDVAWSSENSNTDDEDAFGDSPGPAPGGRYVALADYCAVGQSEVTMHEGDNLELLKVGCAGWWFVKLIGTGVEGWAPAAYLEPMNRKTSRSSQSVNSQETI, from the exons atGTTGAGAGTATGACTGGCGAAATAGAGAATGGGGATCTTGCAGTTCGTGATGTCGCAGACCTTCTTCAACCACAATATGCTATAATTGCTG GTGGCAAAACAAGAGAAGGATGTCCGATAATTACCTTTCCTGATAATTGTAGCTTCCATAATTTGACTGATTTGGATTATCAGCGTCTTATGCTATATCTCACTTCAGTGCCAAC ttTACAAGAAGCCGATCTTGGATTccatttaattatcgatagaagaaatgataaatgGAATTCAGTCAAAACAGTCCTGTTGAAAATTTCT GGATTTTTTCCTGGATTGGTACATGTAGCATATGTTTTGCGACCAGCTGGTTTTTTACAAAAAGCTATATCAGAAGTGTCAAATAAATTGTTCAGAGAAGACTTTAAATTTCGAGTTATATTTTTAGCAAATGTTGCCGAACTCTATGAGTTTGTAGATAAAGATCAACTTACCGAACAACTAGGTGGGAATTTATCATACTGTCATCACACTTGGATACAAAAtagaatt aGTTTAGAAAAATTCTCATCAATGACGCAAGATGTATCACTTGCATTGGATTCTTTTACTCGGCGTTTATCAGAAATAGAATTTCCCAATAATACGATTGCTACAACAACTTTATTATCTCAACAGCAAGCggaatataatgaattaaaagaagaaattcttaGTGCTGCTAGACACGGGGAGGCTCTTTTAGATAGTGTACGACAATTAACTGGCAAAGGTACACCGGATAGATTAGGAAATGTTGCAGCAGTAGAAAG ATTACTTGTGCAACTGGAAGAAACCGAACGTACATTTGACATATTTTGGTCACATCACAGTTCACGTTTGAGACACTGTCTAGCCTTGAGACAGTTCGAACAAGACTTCAGAGAGCTGCAAACCACATTAGATCAACATTTAAAAACTGTCGAAGAAATGACAGAAGTTGGAGAGACTCAAGCAAGAGTTGAACAATTGCTTTGTGATACATCAGCATTTCAAAGAATATGCAGG gGAGACATAGATCGTGCTGAGGAAGTGATATCTGCAGGTCAACAGCTGTTATCTGGAAGACATCAGTGTCCTGCAGATGTTGTAGAACCTAAATGCGTAGAGCTTCAGAGGATTTGTACTATCCTTAGTCAACGATTAGAAAGGCGATTGCATATGTTAACAAAATGCAGAGAACTCATGGAGCGTATAGATAAG gcTAATACTTGGTGTACACGTGGAATAGAATTGCTTGCATCACAAAATAGCACAACACCTCCAGACCAAGCTCTTCAAGAACTGCAACAATTGATAGAAGCTGCAGAAGAATTTCATCATCCTAGATGTATTTTCCAAGATTCTGTCATGCCAGAAACTAAAGCACTCATTACTCAG GTTTTACAAAGAATAGAAGATGTATCTTTGATGTGCGATAAAAGAATTATGGCACTCAAGCAACAATTAATTAAACCAACAAGACCAGTTCAAACCGTAACACCAGAACCAGTAAAGCCATTACAACCACTGCCTCAAATAGTAAAACCTGGTAGAATCTTGAAGAAAGCCAATACGATgccaaaa ATGGAAATGAGTCCTATAGAAGGAGAATCTTCATCGCCAGAAAGTGAACCACGAGATATAGAAGCTTTGCGTTTAAAACGCGGTCATGTTTTAGCAGAACTTGTTGATACAGAGCGGATTTATGTTGCCGAATTAGGCTCGATTATTAAAGGTTACAAAATAGAGCTAACGAATGAAGCAATGGCTCATCTAATACCAGCAGCACTAGTTGGCAAAGCTGATGTACTATTTGGAAACTTAGaggaaatttacatttttcatgGAGAGACATTTCTAAGGGATTTGGAAAACTGTATTTCAAATACTGAGCTTGTTGCTCTTTGTTTTGTTCAAAGG aGAGAGATATTCTTCAGGCTGTATAGTTATTACTGTCAAAATATTCCAAGGTCAGAAAGATTACGCGAGCAGATACAGAATGAACCACAATTTTTAGCGACGTGTCAGCAAAGACTTGGTCACAAACTCCCACTTGCAGCTTATCTTTTAAAACCTGTTCAAAGAATTACAAAGTATCAACTATTATTGAAAGATTTGTTAAAGTATAGCGATGAACCATCGTGTTGCACAGAATTGCAGGAAGCTATAGATTGTATGCTGGTTGTATTAAAATGTGTTAACGATAGCATGCATCAAACCGCTATCACCGGTTTTGgt GGCGATTTAAGTGCACAGGGTGAACTTTTATTGCAAGGTTCATTTAGTGTTTGGAGCAGCAGTAAACGTGAACTTAATCTTTTAAGATTAAAACCTTCACAACGACATATTTTCCTATATGAAAAAGCGCTTATATTTTGTAAGCATAGCAAGCCTCAAGCACACAATAAAGCTACGTATCATTTCAAAAGATACTTGAAG atgtCTCAGATTGGTTTAACAGAGTCTGTAAAAGGTGATGCAAGAAGATTTGAAATTTGGCTCCAAGGTAGAGCTGAAGTTCATACGATACAAGCACCTAGTATAGACGTCAAACAATCTTGGGTAAAACAAATCAAAGGTGTTTTGATGTCTCAATTAGCTGAACTTAAAGGGAAACAAAACTCGGCGCTTGGAAAATCTAATCACaa ACCTTTACGTCAAACAATTTCCTGGGAAGCTCAAAATAGCGTTTCTGGATCTTTACGTACACTTTCAGTGGATGGCAATAGCGTTATATCACATATAACAGATGTGTCTCAGTCAACGGAAGACGACGTTGCTTGGAGTTCAGAAAATAGTAATACTGACGATGAAGATGCCTTTGGTGACAGTCCTGGTCCAGCACCT GGTGGAAGATACGTAGCATTAGCAGATTATTGCGCTGTTGGGCAATCTGAAGTCACTATGCATGAAGGTGACAATTTAGAACTTCTGAAAGTTGGTTGCGCAGGTTGGTGGTTTGTTAAACTCATAGGGACAGGTGTTGAAGGATGGGCACCCGCCGCTTATCTGGAACCGATGAATCGGAAAACATCACGCAGTTCTCAATCAGTGAATAGTCAAGAGACTATATGA